In Candidatus Hydrogenedentota bacterium, the following are encoded in one genomic region:
- a CDS encoding radical SAM protein, whose translation MIPRQLRAAAHWAASLAQGSPQYLVLYVTSRCNARCRMCFNWDGMAARRAVPTQSLEELTRLARTAGRVPHLTLSGGEPLMRDDVAEILHAFYRHAGTPFFTVPTNSLRPDRVGALIHRFAGLCPGAFLNFCLPFHGPEAVHDDIMGIPGAFAKRDETLRVVEAARAAHPNVSCVLNCVLSQFNHQHWRETLDLALGPYAGVPFGVAYARGVTHERDAVNFPLESYLKMYGELLARRRVGRSLNPYPVLQAAMAREYPETVAGVVAGDVRNLPCRAGSGILVVFDDGKVYPCETLVNPECCTAAAPPADACMGDLHDTGHDLAALLRGDKARNILRWRRQNLCACTWECAVTNSALHSPRTLLRIGGSALRQWLSGKG comes from the coding sequence ATGATCCCCCGGCAGCTGCGCGCCGCGGCGCACTGGGCGGCCTCCCTGGCCCAGGGTTCGCCGCAGTACCTGGTCCTCTACGTCACCTCGCGCTGCAACGCCCGGTGCCGCATGTGCTTCAACTGGGACGGCATGGCGGCGCGGCGCGCGGTCCCCACGCAGTCGCTGGAGGAGCTGACCCGCCTCGCCCGGACCGCGGGCCGGGTGCCCCACCTGACGCTGTCGGGCGGCGAGCCGCTCATGCGCGACGATGTGGCGGAGATTCTGCACGCCTTTTACCGCCACGCGGGCACGCCGTTCTTCACCGTGCCGACAAACTCCCTTCGCCCGGACCGGGTGGGGGCGCTCATCCACCGGTTTGCCGGCCTCTGCCCCGGCGCGTTCCTGAACTTCTGCCTGCCCTTCCACGGACCCGAGGCGGTGCATGACGACATCATGGGGATTCCCGGGGCCTTTGCGAAACGGGACGAGACCCTGCGGGTGGTGGAGGCGGCGCGGGCCGCGCACCCGAACGTGTCCTGCGTCCTCAACTGCGTCCTGTCGCAGTTCAACCACCAGCACTGGCGCGAGACCCTGGACCTGGCGCTCGGCCCCTATGCGGGGGTCCCCTTCGGGGTGGCCTACGCCCGCGGGGTCACGCACGAGCGCGACGCCGTGAATTTCCCGCTGGAGTCCTACCTGAAGATGTACGGCGAACTGCTGGCGCGCCGCCGGGTCGGGCGCAGCCTGAACCCCTACCCCGTGCTCCAGGCGGCCATGGCGCGGGAATACCCCGAAACCGTGGCCGGCGTGGTCGCCGGGGATGTCCGAAACCTGCCCTGCCGCGCCGGGAGCGGGATTCTGGTGGTCTTCGACGACGGGAAGGTCTACCCCTGCGAGACCCTCGTGAACCCCGAATGCTGCACGGCGGCGGCCCCGCCCGCGGACGCCTGCATGGGCGACCTGCACGACACGGGCCACGACCTGGCGGCGCTGCTGCGGGGGGACAAAGCGCGGAACATCCTGCGCTGGCGGCGGCAGAACCTCTGCGCCTGCACCTGGGAGTGCGCCGTCACCAACAGCGCGCTCCACAGCCCGCGCACCCTGCTGCGTATCGGCGGGAGCGCCCTGAGGCAGTGGCTCTCAGGGAAGGGCTGA
- a CDS encoding glycosyltransferase, which translates to MTHPPAEFSAVIPVRDDPVRLERLLQGLREHAPADLLREIIVVDDGSAAPPGAVCARHDAVMLRVSPGRGPAHARNVGAAAASGTHLFFFDADVAYAPGVMEKAAALFAADPELGAACFLNQRHDAADNAVRNFGAAIEHYWFRVYLADGGDTGPLSGFTTRNGAIRREVFDALGGFSESFDTNAGEDYDFGKRLIRDHRSVITASPLLYHAFPDRLSRLFRNYFVRAALFVPYFLRHRPPLDKTQTSSGEALLRLVGVGAAGMVPLGFLPVVGGYAGAAFLVLAVLYTASLSGFLRTAWRWCGEGHPKAFEFTGDPDAGVRREIRRGGGRCLRFAAACLLIHWASSCVITAGGLWGLTRHLLSRRAAAAAAGGAP; encoded by the coding sequence GTGACGCATCCCCCGGCCGAGTTTTCCGCCGTTATTCCCGTGCGGGACGACCCTGTCCGGCTGGAGCGCCTGCTCCAGGGGCTGCGGGAGCACGCGCCGGCCGACCTCCTGCGCGAGATTATCGTGGTGGACGACGGGTCGGCGGCGCCCCCCGGGGCGGTCTGCGCGCGCCACGACGCGGTGATGCTGCGGGTCTCGCCGGGCCGGGGGCCCGCCCACGCCCGAAACGTGGGCGCGGCGGCGGCGTCGGGCACGCATCTGTTCTTCTTTGACGCAGACGTGGCGTATGCGCCGGGGGTGATGGAAAAGGCGGCGGCGCTGTTCGCCGCGGACCCGGAGCTGGGCGCGGCGTGCTTCCTTAACCAGCGGCATGACGCGGCGGACAACGCGGTCCGCAACTTTGGCGCGGCCATCGAGCATTACTGGTTCCGGGTGTATCTGGCGGACGGGGGGGACACGGGGCCCCTGAGCGGGTTCACCACGCGCAACGGGGCGATCCGGCGGGAGGTGTTCGACGCGCTCGGCGGTTTCAGCGAAAGCTTCGACACGAACGCGGGGGAGGACTACGACTTCGGCAAGCGGCTCATCCGGGACCACCGGAGCGTGATCACCGCCTCGCCGCTGCTGTATCACGCCTTTCCGGACCGGCTGTCGCGCCTGTTCCGCAATTATTTCGTCCGAGCCGCGCTGTTCGTGCCCTACTTTCTCCGGCACCGCCCGCCCCTCGACAAGACGCAGACCTCCAGCGGCGAGGCGCTGCTCCGCCTGGTGGGGGTGGGCGCGGCGGGCATGGTTCCACTGGGGTTTCTGCCCGTGGTCGGCGGGTATGCGGGGGCGGCGTTTCTTGTCCTCGCCGTCCTCTACACGGCGTCCCTCTCGGGCTTTCTGCGGACCGCGTGGCGGTGGTGCGGCGAGGGGCATCCAAAGGCCTTCGAGTTCACCGGCGACCCCGATGCGGGTGTCCGGCGGGAGATTCGGCGGGGCGGCGGCCGCTGCCTGCGTTTTGCCGCGGCGTGCCTGCTCATCCACTGGGCGAGCTCGTGCGTCATCACGGCGGGCGGGCTGTGGGGGCTGACGCGGCACCTGCTCTCGCGGCGGGCGGCCGCGGCGGCCGCGGGGGGCGCGCCATGA
- a CDS encoding winged helix-turn-helix transcriptional regulator: MTTNNSHHAPSHDLGLIIASGARVAMLEALLPDPSPSFYQRQLETATGLPLRAVQRELERLTGAGLLFRRTEGNRVYYQVNQDSPLFPELRALVLKAAGPALRLRAAAASDPSVRLCLLSAGRDRALAVHRDARRPALRDPDIAVGFMTAEAFLAALRAGDAETAAFLREGTDLLGRREDLLWRHVEAAGHDVKKEHGVP; encoded by the coding sequence ATGACGACAAATAACAGTCATCATGCGCCAAGCCATGACCTCGGACTCATCATCGCGTCCGGGGCGCGGGTCGCCATGCTGGAGGCCCTGCTGCCCGATCCCTCCCCCTCTTTCTATCAGCGCCAACTGGAGACCGCCACCGGCCTGCCCCTGCGCGCGGTGCAGCGGGAACTGGAACGGCTGACGGGCGCGGGCCTGCTGTTTCGCCGGACAGAGGGGAACCGGGTGTACTACCAGGTGAACCAGGACTCGCCGCTCTTTCCCGAGTTGCGCGCGCTGGTGCTGAAGGCGGCGGGGCCCGCGCTGCGGCTGCGGGCGGCGGCGGCGTCCGACCCGTCGGTGCGGCTGTGCCTGCTTTCGGCGGGACGCGACCGCGCGCTGGCGGTGCACCGGGACGCGCGGCGGCCGGCGCTGCGGGACCCGGACATCGCGGTGGGGTTCATGACGGCGGAGGCCTTTCTGGCCGCCCTGCGCGCGGGAGACGCGGAGACGGCGGCCTTTCTCCGGGAGGGGACCGACCTGTTGGGTCGCCGGGAGGACCTGCTGTGGCGGCATGTGGAGGCCGCGGGGCACGACGTGAAGAAGGAGCACGGGGTACCATGA
- a CDS encoding sulfatase, with protein sequence MRLALAPGAAEDARARLVSAPMDAGPGDVVKFNVWIRPEGDPGCQPVALVEALVAGIWHRVTPEARVAELLVPGGAEWAPRGRSCIVPAGAEQVRLGLECAARGPEGAGWSADDFYCEIVSLRRYAAEHAAAPRLPDVVLLGADTLRNSPLGCYGHPTNATPHVDRLAAEGVLFDQVTTASPWTRPSFGSIFTSLYPSQHTAELHLSALPQSVTTLAEVLHDRGYFTVGFVRTLFDGFVGPGTGFDQGFDIYLFSEDTEEVSAMTRDFLDLNADTLRALGGGGLLLFRHFYEPHSEYINHTPDLIRNEGGMLGTVNLTFQILDDKLFKNDPALTNEHDVDYARRVYDGEAAFMDLRVGEMLDRLRGAGLYDAARIVFFSDHGESFNEKPGAWCHSTPYETCTRVPLVLRLPGKTPAGAVVSDLVSTLDILPTLLAALDIPGPEGMEGRNLLDPAVPPPGYSVSEDRKMGLLTVRDNRMKLAVQKAATARRNEWEAIRDWALFAPDSPAIYELYDLAADPWELNDLSAERPADLHRLKTVLFAHCVRHGIAPREDALRAAAAHLPREGVEALKRMLDAQAAAPDAAAHTGEEVQLSPETMEDIISQGYMNVN encoded by the coding sequence GCCTTGGTGGCGGGGATCTGGCACCGGGTGACGCCGGAGGCGCGGGTGGCCGAACTGCTGGTGCCCGGGGGCGCGGAATGGGCGCCCCGGGGCCGGTCCTGCATTGTCCCGGCGGGGGCCGAACAGGTCCGGCTGGGCCTCGAGTGCGCGGCGCGCGGCCCGGAGGGCGCGGGGTGGAGCGCGGACGACTTTTACTGCGAGATCGTGTCGCTGCGCCGCTACGCGGCGGAGCACGCGGCCGCGCCGCGCCTGCCGGACGTGGTGCTGCTGGGGGCGGACACCCTGCGCAATTCCCCCCTGGGCTGCTATGGCCATCCCACCAACGCGACGCCCCACGTGGACCGGTTGGCGGCGGAGGGCGTTCTGTTCGACCAGGTCACCACGGCGAGCCCGTGGACCCGCCCCTCTTTCGGATCCATCTTCACCTCCCTTTACCCCTCGCAGCACACGGCGGAGCTGCACCTCTCGGCCCTGCCGCAGAGCGTCACCACCCTCGCCGAGGTCCTGCACGACCGCGGCTATTTCACCGTGGGCTTTGTCCGCACCCTCTTCGACGGGTTTGTCGGGCCGGGCACGGGGTTTGACCAGGGCTTTGACATCTACCTTTTCTCCGAGGACACGGAGGAGGTTTCGGCGATGACGCGGGATTTTCTGGACCTGAACGCGGACACGCTGCGTGCCCTGGGCGGCGGCGGGCTGCTGCTCTTCCGCCATTTCTACGAACCCCACTCGGAGTACATCAACCACACCCCCGACCTCATCCGGAACGAGGGGGGGATGCTGGGCACGGTGAACCTCACTTTCCAGATCCTCGACGACAAGCTGTTCAAGAACGACCCCGCCCTCACCAACGAGCATGATGTGGACTACGCCCGCCGGGTGTACGACGGCGAGGCGGCCTTCATGGACCTGCGGGTCGGCGAGATGCTCGACCGCCTGCGCGGTGCCGGGCTGTACGACGCCGCCCGCATCGTCTTCTTCTCGGACCACGGCGAGTCGTTCAATGAGAAGCCCGGCGCCTGGTGCCATTCGACGCCCTACGAGACCTGCACCCGCGTCCCGCTTGTTCTGCGGCTGCCCGGAAAGACGCCGGCGGGGGCCGTGGTCTCCGACCTGGTCAGCACGCTGGACATCCTGCCCACGCTGCTCGCCGCGCTGGACATCCCCGGCCCGGAGGGCATGGAGGGCCGGAACCTGCTCGACCCGGCCGTCCCGCCGCCCGGATACAGCGTTTCCGAGGACCGCAAGATGGGATTGCTCACCGTGCGCGACAACCGGATGAAACTGGCCGTCCAGAAAGCCGCCACCGCCCGCAGGAACGAGTGGGAGGCCATCCGCGACTGGGCACTGTTCGCCCCGGACAGCCCGGCCATCTACGAGCTCTACGATCTGGCGGCCGACCCTTGGGAGCTGAACGACCTCTCTGCGGAGCGCCCGGCGGACCTGCACCGGCTCAAGACGGTCCTCTTCGCCCACTGCGTCCGCCATGGCATCGCCCCCCGGGAGGACGCGCTGCGGGCCGCCGCGGCCCACCTGCCGCGGGAGGGGGTGGAGGCGCTGAAACGCATGCTGGACGCCCAGGCCGCCGCCCCGGACGCCGCCGCCCACACCGGGGAGGAGGTCCAGCTGTCCCCCGAGACGATGGAGGACATCATTTCGCAGGGATACATGAATGTGAACTGA